A window of the Streptomyces formicae genome harbors these coding sequences:
- the lysS gene encoding lysine--tRNA ligase: MPTVAQSSTETDWVSRFADDVIAESERRAPGKPVVVASGLSPSGPIHLGNLREVMTPHLVADEIRRRGYEVRHLISWDDYDRYRKVPEGVPGVDKTWAEHIGKPLTAVPAPEGSPYANWAEHFKAAMVESLAELGVEYDPISQTEQYMSGVYREQILHAMKHRGVIDGILDQYRTKAKAQAKKQQQKPADEAELEAAEGSGAASEDDGSGGSAGYFPYKPYCGNCEKDLTTVTEYIDATTELTYSCTACGFSETVRLSEFNRGKLVWKVDWPMRWAYEGVIFEPSGVDHSSPGSSFVVGGQIVREVFDGVQPIGPMYAFVGISGMAKMSSSRGGVPTPADALKIMEAPLLRWLYARRKPNQSFKIAFDQEIQRLYDEWDKLESKVEDGSVLPADAAAYSRAVRTAAGELPRTPRPLPYRTLASVVDITAGHDEQTVRILSELDPSKPLSSLDEVRPRLDRAENWITTQVPADARTIVRSEPDTELLGSLDEEARTSLRLLLEGLDAHWSLDGLTTLVYGVPKVMAGLEPDAKPTPELKVAQRSFFALLYRLLVSRETGPRLPTLLLAVGADRVRKLLGA; the protein is encoded by the coding sequence GTGCCGACCGTGGCTCAGAGCAGCACCGAGACCGACTGGGTCTCCCGTTTCGCGGACGATGTCATCGCCGAGTCGGAACGGCGTGCGCCCGGGAAACCGGTCGTGGTTGCCTCTGGCCTGTCTCCGTCCGGCCCCATCCACCTGGGCAATCTCCGTGAGGTCATGACCCCGCACCTGGTCGCGGACGAGATCCGCCGGCGTGGGTACGAGGTCCGGCATCTGATCTCCTGGGACGACTACGACCGCTACCGCAAGGTGCCCGAGGGCGTCCCCGGCGTCGACAAGACCTGGGCCGAGCACATCGGCAAGCCGCTGACGGCGGTCCCGGCCCCCGAGGGCTCTCCGTACGCGAACTGGGCGGAGCACTTCAAGGCCGCCATGGTCGAGTCGCTCGCCGAGCTGGGCGTCGAGTACGACCCGATCAGCCAGACCGAGCAGTACATGTCGGGGGTGTACCGCGAGCAGATCCTGCACGCGATGAAGCACCGCGGTGTGATCGACGGGATCCTCGACCAGTACCGGACCAAGGCCAAGGCCCAGGCGAAGAAGCAGCAGCAGAAGCCGGCGGACGAGGCCGAGCTGGAGGCCGCCGAGGGCTCCGGCGCGGCGAGCGAGGACGACGGCAGCGGCGGCTCCGCGGGGTACTTCCCGTACAAGCCGTACTGCGGCAACTGTGAGAAGGACCTGACGACCGTCACCGAGTACATCGACGCGACGACCGAGCTGACCTACTCGTGCACGGCCTGCGGCTTCTCCGAGACCGTCCGGCTGAGCGAGTTCAACCGCGGCAAGCTGGTCTGGAAGGTCGACTGGCCGATGCGCTGGGCGTACGAGGGCGTGATCTTCGAGCCGAGCGGTGTCGACCACTCGTCCCCCGGGTCGTCGTTCGTCGTCGGCGGGCAGATCGTCCGCGAGGTCTTCGACGGTGTGCAGCCGATCGGGCCGATGTACGCCTTCGTGGGCATCTCCGGCATGGCGAAGATGTCGTCGTCCCGCGGCGGTGTGCCGACGCCCGCGGACGCGCTGAAGATCATGGAGGCGCCGCTGCTGCGCTGGCTGTACGCGCGCCGCAAGCCCAACCAGTCCTTCAAGATCGCCTTCGACCAGGAGATCCAGCGGCTCTACGACGAGTGGGACAAGCTGGAGTCCAAGGTCGAGGACGGGTCCGTGCTTCCGGCCGACGCTGCGGCGTACTCGCGCGCGGTGCGCACCGCCGCCGGTGAGCTGCCGCGCACGCCGCGGCCGCTGCCGTACCGGACGCTCGCCTCGGTCGTCGACATCACTGCCGGCCATGACGAGCAGACCGTGCGGATCCTCAGCGAGCTGGACCCGTCCAAGCCGCTCTCCTCGCTCGACGAGGTGCGGCCGCGGCTCGATCGCGCGGAGAACTGGATCACCACCCAGGTGCCTGCCGACGCTCGCACGATCGTCCGTTCCGAGCCCGACACCGAGCTGCTCGGCTCGCTCGACGAGGAGGCCCGGACGTCGCTGCGGCTGCTTCTGGAGGGCCTGGACGCCCACTGGTCCCTGGACGGCCTCACCACGCTGGTCTACGGAGTGCCGAAGGTCATGGCGGGCCTGGAGCCGGACGCCAAGCCGACGCCCGAGCTGAAGGTCGCCCAGCGCTCCTTCTTCGCGCTGCTGTACCGGCTGCTGGTCAGCCGTGAGACCGGCCCGCGACTGCCGACGCTGCTGCTGGCGGTCGGGGCGGACCGGGTGCGGAAGCTGCTCGGGGCCTGA
- the argS gene encoding arginine--tRNA ligase: MASVPSLASTVQQHLADALSAALPEAGAADPLLRRSDRADFQANGILALAKKFKGNPRELATKVVDAIPANDLLKDIEVSGPGFLNITITDEAIVKTLAARAADARLGVPYATDAGTTVIDYAQPNVAKEMHVGHLRSAVIGAAMVEILEFTGEKVVRRHHIGDWGTQFGMLIQYLIEHPHELDHKDAATVSGEEAMSNLNRLYKASRALFDSDEEFKDRARRRVVDLQAGDEQTRAMWQRFVDESKIYFYSVFDKLDMEINDPDVVGESGYNDMLTETCRLLEESGVAVRSNGALCVFFDDVKGPDGNPVPLIVQKSDGGFGYAATDLSAIRDRVQNLGATTLLYVVDARQSLHFKMVFETARRAGWLNDDVKAVQLAFGTVLGKDGKPFKTREGETVRLEDLLDEAVERATAVVAEKKEKAGLSDEEVVENGRYVGIGAVKYADLSTSAVRDYKFDLDQMVSLNGDTSVYLQYAYARIRSILRKAGEAEPTAHPELPLAPAERALGLHLDQFGETVAEVAASYEPHKLAAYLYQLASHLTSFYDQCPVLKADTPAQVENRLFLVDLTARTLHQGMALLGIRTPERL, encoded by the coding sequence ATGGCCTCGGTCCCTTCCCTCGCTTCGACCGTGCAGCAGCACCTCGCGGACGCCCTCTCGGCAGCCCTGCCGGAGGCCGGTGCCGCAGACCCGCTGCTGCGACGAAGCGACCGGGCCGACTTCCAGGCCAACGGCATCCTGGCGCTCGCCAAGAAGTTCAAGGGCAACCCGCGCGAGCTGGCGACGAAGGTCGTGGACGCGATCCCGGCCAATGACCTGCTGAAGGACATCGAGGTCTCCGGCCCCGGCTTCCTCAACATCACGATCACCGACGAGGCGATCGTGAAGACCCTCGCCGCCCGCGCCGCGGACGCCCGCCTGGGCGTTCCGTACGCCACCGACGCCGGCACGACCGTGATCGACTACGCGCAGCCGAACGTGGCGAAGGAGATGCACGTCGGCCATCTGCGCTCCGCCGTGATCGGCGCCGCGATGGTCGAGATCCTGGAGTTCACCGGCGAGAAGGTGGTCCGGCGCCACCACATCGGCGACTGGGGCACCCAGTTCGGCATGCTCATCCAGTACCTGATCGAGCACCCCCACGAGCTCGACCACAAGGACGCGGCCACCGTCTCCGGTGAAGAGGCGATGTCCAACCTGAACAGGCTGTACAAGGCCTCGCGCGCCCTCTTCGACTCCGACGAGGAGTTCAAGGACCGGGCCCGCCGCCGGGTGGTCGACCTCCAGGCGGGCGACGAGCAGACCCGCGCCATGTGGCAGCGCTTCGTCGACGAGTCGAAGATCTACTTCTACTCGGTCTTCGACAAGCTCGACATGGAGATCAACGACCCTGACGTCGTCGGCGAGTCCGGCTACAACGACATGCTGACCGAGACCTGCCGTCTCCTGGAGGAGTCGGGCGTCGCCGTCCGCTCCAACGGCGCGCTGTGCGTCTTCTTCGACGACGTCAAGGGCCCCGACGGCAACCCGGTCCCGCTGATCGTCCAGAAGTCCGACGGCGGTTTCGGATACGCGGCGACGGACCTCTCCGCGATCCGCGACCGCGTGCAGAACCTCGGCGCGACCACGCTGCTCTACGTCGTGGACGCCCGCCAGTCCCTCCACTTCAAGATGGTCTTCGAGACCGCCCGCCGGGCCGGCTGGCTGAACGACGACGTCAAGGCCGTCCAGCTCGCCTTCGGCACGGTCCTCGGCAAGGACGGCAAGCCGTTCAAGACCCGTGAGGGCGAGACGGTGCGCCTGGAGGACCTGCTCGACGAGGCGGTCGAGCGGGCGACGGCCGTCGTCGCCGAGAAGAAGGAGAAGGCAGGCCTGAGCGACGAGGAGGTCGTGGAGAACGGCCGGTACGTCGGCATCGGCGCGGTGAAGTACGCCGATCTGTCGACTTCCGCGGTCCGGGACTACAAGTTCGACCTGGACCAGATGGTGTCGCTCAACGGCGACACGTCCGTCTACCTCCAGTACGCCTACGCCCGTATCCGGTCCATCCTCCGCAAGGCGGGCGAGGCCGAGCCGACCGCCCATCCGGAGCTCCCGCTGGCCCCGGCCGAGCGGGCCCTCGGCCTGCACCTGGACCAGTTCGGCGAGACCGTGGCCGAGGTCGCCGCGTCGTACGAGCCGCACAAGCTCGCGGCGTATCTGTACCAGCTGGCCTCGCACCTGACCTCGTTCTACGACCAGTGCCCGGTCCTCAAGGCGGACACCCCGGCCCAGGTCGAGAACCGGCTCTTCCTCGTCGACCTCACCGCCCGCACGCTCCACCAGGGCATGGCGCTCCTCGGCATCCGCACGCCCGAGCGCCTCTGA
- a CDS encoding DUF2637 domain-containing protein, which produces MAAMQLTRTHRILIGLVVAGAVIIAGIGFAGSYAAVRELAEKKGFGDFSLVFPIGIDAGICVLLALDLLLTWIRIPFPLLRQTAWLLTAATIAFNGAAAWPDPLGVGMHAVIPVLFVVAVEAARHAVGRIADITADKHMEGVRLTRWLLSPVPTFLLWRRMKLWELRRYDQVIKLEQERLIYQARLQARFGRSWRRKAPVEALMPLRLAKYGVPLAETAPAGLAAAGIEPALLPPSPANPANAANPVTAPAAAPQLPAPQAPREEWPQEYPQAHPEDGQLPQDVGPGPHESPWFHAQQAPQEAYETAYNPTYVEGLEPTAVAVPSGPDAFPGPDAIPGPRAEQQPLYEQVPAPEPQAQPQPQSRPQPQPEPDADPMDEIDDIAFAELAYPVFKEYVDMHGTFPSNDQLDITLADVHGIHHARSASLLRRLTPQFQNRYQAELEAEHIA; this is translated from the coding sequence GTGGCCGCGATGCAGCTGACACGCACGCACCGGATACTCATCGGCCTGGTCGTCGCCGGCGCGGTGATCATCGCCGGGATCGGCTTCGCCGGGTCGTACGCCGCGGTGCGCGAGCTCGCGGAGAAGAAGGGCTTCGGCGACTTCTCCCTGGTCTTCCCCATCGGCATCGACGCGGGCATCTGTGTGCTGCTCGCCCTCGACCTGCTGCTGACGTGGATCCGCATACCCTTCCCGCTGCTGCGCCAGACGGCATGGCTGCTGACGGCGGCGACCATCGCGTTCAACGGCGCGGCCGCCTGGCCCGACCCGCTCGGCGTCGGTATGCACGCCGTCATCCCGGTGCTCTTCGTGGTCGCCGTCGAGGCCGCCCGGCACGCGGTGGGCCGGATCGCGGACATCACCGCCGACAAGCACATGGAGGGCGTGCGGCTCACCCGCTGGCTGCTCTCGCCCGTGCCGACGTTCCTGTTGTGGCGGCGGATGAAGCTCTGGGAGCTGCGCCGTTACGACCAGGTCATCAAGCTGGAGCAGGAGCGGCTGATCTACCAGGCCCGCCTCCAGGCCCGCTTCGGGCGCTCATGGCGGCGCAAGGCGCCCGTGGAGGCGCTGATGCCGCTACGGCTGGCGAAGTACGGCGTTCCGCTGGCGGAGACGGCCCCGGCCGGGCTGGCCGCCGCCGGCATCGAGCCCGCGCTGCTGCCACCGAGCCCGGCGAACCCGGCCAACGCGGCCAACCCGGTCACCGCACCCGCGGCCGCGCCGCAGCTGCCCGCGCCCCAGGCGCCGCGCGAGGAGTGGCCCCAGGAGTACCCGCAGGCCCACCCCGAGGACGGGCAGCTGCCGCAGGACGTCGGCCCCGGCCCGCACGAGAGCCCGTGGTTCCACGCCCAGCAGGCGCCGCAGGAGGCGTACGAGACCGCGTACAACCCGACGTACGTCGAGGGCCTGGAGCCGACCGCGGTGGCGGTCCCGTCCGGCCCGGACGCCTTTCCCGGACCGGACGCCATTCCCGGCCCGCGCGCCGAGCAGCAGCCGCTGTACGAGCAGGTCCCGGCGCCCGAGCCGCAGGCCCAGCCCCAGCCGCAGTCCCGGCCTCAGCCCCAGCCGGAGCCCGATGCGGACCCCATGGACGAGATCGACGACATCGCGTTCGCGGAGCTGGCGTACCCGGTCTTCAAGGAGTACGTGGACATGCACGGCACGTTCCCGAGCAACGACCAGCTCGACATAACCCTCGCCGACGTCCACGGCATCCATCACGCGCGCAGCGCCAGCCTGCTGCGCCGGCTCACGCCGCAGTTCCAGAACCGCTACCAGGCGGAGCTGGAAGCCGAGCACATCGCCTAG
- a CDS encoding ATP-binding protein — MNEVIQLPCVRERFCRRERQSVPAARKFTREVLAEWGLARIEDDVLLCVSELATNALVHGVPPGRGYLLRLWRYEDALRVEVHDSGDGSPRLREPGDESGRGLLLVAAVADKWGVGERVPGKVVWCEFGCGGDLRPGGAP; from the coding sequence ATGAATGAGGTGATCCAACTCCCCTGTGTTCGCGAGCGTTTCTGCCGTCGCGAGCGGCAGTCCGTGCCCGCTGCCAGGAAGTTCACCCGCGAGGTTCTGGCGGAGTGGGGCCTGGCCCGTATCGAGGACGACGTATTGCTGTGCGTGAGCGAGCTCGCGACCAACGCGCTCGTGCACGGCGTCCCGCCCGGGCGCGGGTACTTGCTGCGGCTGTGGCGTTACGAGGACGCCCTGCGGGTCGAGGTCCACGACAGCGGGGACGGCAGCCCGAGGCTGCGCGAGCCGGGCGACGAGTCGGGGCGCGGGCTGCTGCTCGTGGCGGCCGTCGCGGACAAGTGGGGGGTCGGGGAGCGGGTGCCCGGGAAGGTCGTGTGGTGCGAGTTCGGGTGCGGTGGTGATCTGCGGCCCGGCGGAGCACCCTGA
- a CDS encoding DUF1876 domain-containing protein, with the protein METLVGWHVDMEFAEDGDKTKAAAMVRLADGTEVRGHGNASRHPSDPGQLRVGEEIAGARALMDMAQQMLEKAHDEIEESTGRPAHPLTQ; encoded by the coding sequence ATGGAGACGCTCGTCGGATGGCACGTCGACATGGAATTCGCCGAGGACGGCGACAAGACCAAGGCGGCTGCGATGGTCCGCCTCGCCGACGGCACGGAGGTCCGGGGACACGGGAACGCCAGCCGTCACCCGTCCGATCCGGGGCAGCTCCGCGTCGGCGAGGAGATCGCGGGCGCCCGGGCGCTGATGGACATGGCACAGCAGATGCTGGAGAAGGCCCATGACGAGATCGAGGAGAGCACAGGGCGTCCGGCCCACCCGCTGACGCAGTGA